From a single Serratia surfactantfaciens genomic region:
- the icd gene encoding NADP-dependent isocitrate dehydrogenase, which yields MESKVVVPAEGKKITVDAQGKLVVPHNPIIPFIEGDGIGVDVTPAMIHVVDAAVKKAYHGERKISWMEIYTGEKSTHVYGKDVWLPDETLDLIRDYRVAIKGPLTTPVGGGIRSLNVALRQQLDLYVCLRPVRYYQGTPSPVKQPELTDMVIFRENAEDIYAGIEWKAGSAEADKVIKFLRDEMGVKKIRFPEQCGIGVKPCSEEGTKRLVRAAIEYAITNDRDSVTLVHKGNIMKFTEGAFKDWGYELAREEFGGELIDGGPWLKIKNPNTGKEIVVKDVIADAFLQQILLRPAEYDVIACMNLNGDYISDALAAQVGGIGIAPGANIGSDCALFEATHGTAPKYAGQDKVNPGSIILSAEMMLRHMGWFEAADLIVKGMEGAIAAKTVTYDFERLMEGAKLLKCSEFGDAIVKHM from the coding sequence ATGGAAAGCAAAGTAGTTGTTCCGGCAGAAGGTAAAAAAATCACGGTTGACGCCCAGGGTAAACTGGTTGTTCCTCATAACCCGATCATCCCGTTCATCGAAGGCGACGGCATCGGCGTTGACGTGACTCCTGCCATGATCCACGTGGTTGATGCGGCCGTTAAAAAGGCTTACCACGGCGAACGTAAAATCTCCTGGATGGAAATCTACACCGGCGAAAAATCTACCCACGTTTACGGTAAAGACGTGTGGCTGCCGGACGAAACTCTGGACCTGATCCGCGACTACCGCGTCGCCATCAAAGGCCCCCTGACCACCCCGGTCGGCGGCGGCATCCGTTCTCTGAACGTGGCCCTGCGCCAGCAGCTGGACCTGTACGTGTGCCTGCGCCCGGTGCGTTACTACCAGGGCACCCCAAGCCCGGTGAAACAGCCTGAGCTGACCGACATGGTGATCTTCCGCGAAAACGCCGAAGACATCTACGCCGGCATCGAGTGGAAAGCCGGCTCCGCCGAAGCGGACAAAGTGATCAAATTCCTGCGCGACGAAATGGGCGTGAAGAAAATCCGCTTCCCAGAGCAGTGCGGTATCGGCGTGAAGCCATGCTCCGAAGAAGGGACCAAGCGTCTGGTGCGTGCGGCGATCGAATACGCCATCACCAACGACCGCGACTCCGTGACCTTGGTTCACAAAGGCAACATCATGAAGTTCACCGAAGGTGCCTTCAAGGATTGGGGCTATGAGCTGGCGCGCGAAGAGTTCGGCGGCGAGCTGATCGATGGCGGCCCATGGCTGAAGATCAAGAACCCGAACACCGGCAAAGAGATCGTGGTTAAAGACGTGATCGCCGACGCCTTCCTGCAGCAGATCCTGCTGCGCCCGGCGGAGTACGACGTGATTGCCTGTATGAACCTGAACGGTGACTACATCTCCGACGCCCTGGCGGCCCAGGTAGGCGGCATCGGTATCGCACCGGGCGCCAACATCGGCTCCGACTGCGCGCTGTTCGAAGCGACTCACGGCACCGCGCCGAAGTACGCCGGCCAGGACAAAGTGAACCCAGGCTCTATCATCCTGTCCGCAGAGATGATGCTGCGTCACATGGGCTGGTTCGAAGCGGCTGACCTGATCGTTAAAGGCATGGAAGGCGCCATCGCTGCCAAGACCGTGACCTATGACTTCGAACGCCTGATGGAAGGCGCTAAGCTGCTGAAATGTTCAGAGTTTGGCGACGCTATCGTTAAACACATGTAA